One window from the genome of Plasmodium berghei ANKA genome assembly, chromosome: 3 encodes:
- a CDS encoding fam-a protein, translating to MNKGYIKIALILLSLAGYMQNVAFAAEYAPDVSSEANPDRQKTIFEKYRDFVCYDIYEILAAIDHANDTSELLLKLSETSADNYSTFYKENESKIIYFKRIGNMDISRVHLTIPYASNVSNTKQYLRYKNNFKLNNHYYIYPYFYFSLVLCRNIVRVYSKYLIMFDKLNIDSNYSNIIKKYVLAAKVKPSNDTTVILCPSRALNYLGDIYNEPNMKEILKNTQSIETGIDPEEALTKLGTNIAGFVVKKRNDNVQVTYINVIYDGGNSIEYACDKRERNYACSSILSLEQRI from the exons atgaataaaggatatattaaaattgcTTTGATACTTTTAAGCCTCGCAGGATATATGCAAAATGTAGCATTTGCAGCCGAATATGCTCCAGATGTTTCTAGTGAGGCCAACCCCGACCGCCAAAAAACAAT ATTTGAGAAATACAGAGACTTTGTATGTTATGACATTTATGAAATTTTAGCAGCAATAGATCATGCAAACGATACTTCAGAACTTTTACTAAAACTTTCTGAGACTAGTGCAGACAATTATTCGACCttttataaagaaaatgaaagcaaaattatatattttaagagAATTGGAAATATGGACATTTCAAGAGTTCATCTTACGATCCCATACGCCTCTAACGTATCAAATACCAAACAATATttaagatataaaaataacttcaaattaaataatcattattatatatatccatatttttatttttcattagtACTCTGTC gaAATATTGTTCGTGTATACTCCAAATACTTAATCATGTTTGACAAACTTAACATAGATTCTAATTATTCAAacatcataaaaaaatatgttttagCCGCAAAAGTTAAA CCATCTAATGACACAACTGTAATTCTTTGTCCTTCAAGAGCTCTAAATTATCTCGGTGATATCTATAATGAACCTAATatgaaagaaatattaaaaaatacacaatCAATCGAAACTGGCATTGATCCTGAGGAAGCATTAACCAAATTGGGTACTAACATAGCCGGATTTGTAGTTAAAAAACGCAACGATAATGTTCAAGTTACTTATATCAACGTT ATTTATGATGGTGGGAATTCTATCGAGTATGCCTGCGATAAAAGAGAGAGAAATTATGCATGCTCGAGTATCCTAAGCTTAGAACAACGTATCTGA
- a CDS encoding BIR protein, giving the protein MNDYVCRRFLFVRNWFPDKLIDGNYQFISDKEFNKYCNNNCDGDLDKINAGCLLLFNELFGNSELFKYHNNINIVDYIIIWLSYMLSLKSHDNINNLKEFFDQYINNGKEYIKAINGVSDYKSYKDLIDKKQELMSIDIKDISKFYDSFILLCDMHTNFDENKKNCAGCSEKASQFAKKYKEFNNGSNNTDSISYKQILSNLLTDYDNFKKYCNRKGVNCNNFPSLPSIEKTKTTVNLPEKAEQIIQIFKQSEQSSGEISEQTAQQIVQISEDTSSSSSIGNKLFTVLSIFGAITFFLGISYKYSLFGRRKRAQKQYLREKIKNIKKRMNH; this is encoded by the exons ATGAATGACTATGTg tgTAGAAGGTTCCTTTTTGTAAGGAACTGGTTTCCCGATAAATTAATTGATGGAAATTATCAGTTTATTAGTGATAAAGAGTTCAATAAGtattgtaataataattgtgATGGTGATCTCGATAAAATTAATGCTGGAtgtttattgttatttaatGAATTATTTGGGAATTCTGAATTGTTTAAGTATCATAATAACATCAATATTGTTGATTACATTATCATATGGTTAAGTTATATGTTAAGCCTAAAATCACATGATAATATCAACAATCTAAAAGAATTTTTTGatcaatatataaataatggtAAAGAGTATATTAAGGCTATAAATGGTGTTAGTGACTATAAAAGTTACAAGGATCTTATAGATAAAAAACAAGAGTTGATGAGTATTGATATTAAAGatatttctaaattttatgattcatttatattattatgtgaCATGCATACTAATTTTGATGAAAACAAGAAAAATTGCGCAGGATGTTCGGAAAAAGCTAGTCAATTtgctaaaaaatataaagaatttaACAATGGTTCTAATAATACTGATAGTATTtcatataaacaaatattgtctaatttattaactgattatgataattttaaaaaatattgtaataGAAAAGGTGTTAATTGTAACAATTTTCCATCCCTTCCATCGatagaaaaaacaaaaactaCTGTAAATTTGCCTGAGAAGGCTGAAcaaattatacaaatttttaaacaGAGTGAGCAAAGTTCTGGAGAGATTTCTGAACAAACTGCACAACAAATTGTACAAATTTCTGAAGATACATCATCAAGTTCGTCGATAggaaacaaattatttacagTTTTATCGATATTTGGTGcaataacattttttttaggaaTTTCCTATaag tattcGTTATTTGGACGTCGGAAACGAGCtcaaaaacaatatttaagagaaaaaataaaaaatataaagaagagaatgaatcattaa